Within the Natronospira bacteriovora genome, the region TCGAAATCCGCCATGAACACCCGAGCCCCCGAATTGAGGCCATTGATGATCATTTTCCGGTCCACCGGGCCGGTGATCTCCACCCGCCGATCCCGCAGGGCCGGCGGAATCGGCGCCACCCGCCAGTCCCCTTCTCGAATCGACCGGGTGTCGGGCAGGAAATCCGGGCGCTCGCCCCGGTCGAAACGACGCTGACGCTCCTGGCGCCTGGCCAGCAAGGATTCAATGCGCGGGCCAAAGCGGTCGACCAGCGCTTCCAGAAAGGCCAGGGATTCTTCCGACAGGATGTGCTCACAGCCCCGGGGCGCTGAACGCATCAGTTTCAGTCTTGCTTCGCTTGTCGCGGCGGCTTCGGACATGGTGCAGGCCTCTTTCGGAACGACTTGCCAGCGACATTAAAACGGTTGTTTAATATCGAACAATGCAATTTCCATAATTTGAAATATCAGTAAATCTGATAATGGAGGCAGCTCGTGGCCCGCAGCGGACGTCAGAATCGTCTCACCCAGCTTCGCGGTTTCTGTGTAACGGCACAGACCGGCAGCATCAGCGCCGCGGCGGAACGCCTGGACTTGAGCCAGCCGTCGGTTTCCATGCAGATCCAGGCCCTGGAGCGGGATTTTGGCGTGATGCTGTTCGAACGCCGTGGCCCGCGCATCAAGCTGACCCCGGAAGGCGAGAATCTGCTGGAGATCGCCCTGCCCATCGTGGAGGGCATGGACACCCTGCCCGAGACCTTTGCCGCCCGCTGCGGCAACCCGGCCCACGGGGATCTGGACATCGCCGCAGGCGAATCCACCCTGCTCTACCTGCTGCCGCCCTTTGTCGAGCAATTTGCCCGCGAGTACCCGGCGGTTCAGTTCCGCCTCCACAACGTGACCGGCCGGGACGGCCTGAGCATGCTGCGCGCCGACGAGGCGGATTTCGCGGTGGGATCCATGATCGATGTTCCCGATGACATCAGCTACCGACCTGTATTTCGCTACCAGCCCATGCTGATCACGGCGCCTGAGCACCCTTTGGCCCGGCAGTCGGAAGTCACCCTGGAAGACATCAGCCGGCACGGCCTGATTCTCCCGCCACGGCATTTGAGTACCTGGCGCATGGTCAAGTCGGTCTTCGATCAGCACGAGCTGGAATATCAGGTACGGCTGGAGGCCGGTGGTTGGGAAGTGATCAAGAAATACGTTGAAATGAATCTCGGCATCTCCATCGTCACCAACATCTGCCTGGATGGCAGCGAGAAACTGCATGCGCGCCCCATGGGCGACTATTTCCGGGATCGCAGCTATGGTGTGGTAACGCGACGGGGGAAGTTTCTCTCCCCGCAGGCCAAGGCATTCATCCGCCTGATGGACGATGACTTCTTCCATGGCAGCACCCGTGCGGAACGTGTCACACAGGAGCCGACAAGGTGAATAGAGACGTCAGGATTGGACTGGCACTGGGAAGCGGTTCGGCCCGCGGCTGGGCCCACATCGGGGTTCTGAGAGCGCTTGAGGAGCTGGGAATCCAGGTCGACGTGGTGGCCGGCAGCAGCATCGGTGCCCTGGTGGGCGCCGCTTATCGTACCGGAAGCCTGGACGAGCTGGAGGAATGGGTCACGGCTCTGGATCGGATGGATATCTTTCGTCTGCTGGATGCCCGGCTTCGAGGCGGCGGTTTCATGCGCGGCGACAAGCTCATGCGCGCCATCGAGCGGCGGGTGGGGGATCATCAGATCGAGTCACTGGACAAGGCTTTCGGTGCCGTGGCCACGGACCTCAACTCGGGACGGGAGATATGGTTGCGCAAGGGATCGATTCTGGAGGCGGTGCGCGCCTCCATTGCCCTGCCCGGCCTGTTCTCACCGGTTCAGCGTGGTGAGCGCTGGCTGCTGGATGGCGGCCTCGTCAATCCGGTTCCTGTCTCCCTGTGCCGGGCCATGGGTGCGGATGTGATCATTGCGGTGAATCTGAACGGCGACATCGTCGGGCGAAATTTCGACAACCGCCCTCAAGCGACAGGTGACAAGGTGTCCGAAACGCAGACCGAGGATGGTGATGATTCCGAAGACCGTCATCATGAAGCGCATTTGTTCAAGCGCCTGGCGAGCACCCTGCGCAGTGGCCTCAGCGTGCGTCTGGATCAGCTCATTGCGTCCGCCACGCGACGGGGTGACGATGGCGGGCCCGGCCTGTTCGACGTCATGGCCGGGTCCATCAATGTGGTTCAGGATCGCATCACCCGCAGCCGCATGGCGGGTGATCCGCCGGATGTGCTGATTGCCCCGCGATTGGCCCATATCCGGCTGATGGAATTCGACCGGGCCGAGGAAGCCATACGCGGTGGCCGGAAGGCGGTCGAGCGGGTTCGGGAAGAACTGGAAGTACTCCGGCCATAGGCGCGGTCGGGCGATGGCCGGTCTTGCCTTCCCCGCCTCGCGGCAGGCTCAGGCGACCCGGTGATCGCTCTCCCGCAGCCGGTATCCGGCCACGCGCATGGCGAGCTCCAGCGCCTGATCGTAGTTGAGGCGCGGATCCACCTGGGAGCGGTAGGCCTTTTCCAGATCCTGCTCGGTCAGGCCGCTGGCGCCACCGAGGCATTCGGTGACATTCTCCCCGGTCAGCTCGATGTGGACACCACCCAGGTGGCTGTCATTGGCCTCGTGCAGGTGGAAGGCCTGCTCCAGTTCCGAGAACACATTCTCCACCCGCCGGGTCTTGATGCCGGATTGAGTAGTTTCGGTGTTGCCGTGCATGGGGTCGCAGGTCCACAGAACGCTGCGGCCCGTGCTCTGGACGGCCTCGATCATGGGCGGCAGCAGCTCCTTGATGCGGCTGGCACCCAGGCGGTGGATCAGCGTCAGCCTGCCCGCCTCATTGTCCGGGTTCAACACCCGCACCAGCTCCTTCAGGGTCTCCGGCGACATGCCCGGCCCGACCTTCACGGCAATGGGATTGGCGATGCCGCGAAAATACTCGATGTGCGCCCCGTCCAGCTCCGCCGTGCGCATGCCGATCCAGGGGAAATGGGTCGACATGTTGTACCAGCGCCCGTTGGCCCGTACCCGATGGGTCTGAGCCTGCTCATAATGCAGCTGCAGGGCCTCGTGGCTGGTGAAGAAATCCACCCGGCCGCTGCCGGATACCCGGCCGCCGGCAATGGTTTCCATGAATTGCAGGGAATCGAGTACCGAATCGACGATGCGCCGGTATTCCTGCTTCATGGCCGAGCTGCGGACGAAATCCAGATCCCAGTTTTCCGGGTGATGCAGGTCGGCAAAACCGCCGTCCACCAGGGCGCGGATGTGGTTCAGGGTCAGCGCGGCGCGCTCGTAGCCCCGCAGCATCAGCTCCGGATCCGGCTCGCGGTCTTCCGCCGTGAACGGGGAACGGTTGATGAGATCGCCCCGGTAGCTCGGCAGCGTCACGCCGTCGCGGGTTTCGGTGTCGGCTGAACGGGGTTTGGCGTACTGCCCGGCGATGCGGCCCACACGGGTAATCCGCTTGCGCATGCCGGTCACCAGCACCAGGCTCATCTGGAGCAGGATCTTGAGCTTGTTGGCAATGTTTTCGGCAGTGCAGTCGTCGAAGCTCTCGGCGCAATCGCCACCTTGCAGGAGGAAGCGCTCCCCCCGGGACGCCTCGGCCAGCTGCTGCTTGAGCGCTTCAATCTCGCCGTGGGTCACCAGCTGGGGCAGGCGGTTGAGGCGGGCCACCACCGAGTCCACCTGTTCGGGGTCACGATAGAGGGGCTGCTGGCCCGCTGCCTTGCGCTGCCAGCTTTCCGGGCTCCAGTCATTGTTCTTTTGATGGTTCATGATTTGAAGTCTACACGGATTGTCAGGGGCGGAAAACTGGCGAAATGAGCGCATTCTTGGCACAATGTGCGCCATCCCGTCGGACACATCGGGAACCGGGGGTGTTCCCGACTCTGATGAATTTTCTCCGCCATCGCGCATTCGTCTGCCGGGCACCGAACAGGTGCCGGGTGGCTGACATTTTCCAATACTCCGGGAGGACTGCATGAGCAAGCTTGATCCCAAATCCATTCTGGCGGCCTTCGGCCTTGAGGCCGAGAACGCCGGCACCTATGCCGCCAAGTCGGGCTGGCTGGAAGACAAGAACGCCCGTTTCCTCGAGTCCTACAACCCGGCCACCGGCGAACTGCTCGGCAAGGTGCGTGTGACCACGGAAGCCGAGTACGAGACCGTGATCACCGAAGCCAAGGAACTGTTCCTGGAATGGCGCAAGATTCCCGCCCCCCAGCGCGGCGAAGCCGTTCGCCTGATGGGTGAAGCCCTGCGTGCCCGCAAGGACGAGCTGGGCAGCCTGGTCTCCCTGGAAATGGGCAAGATCAAGCAGGAAGGTGACGGTGAAGTCCAGGAAATGATCGACATTGCCGATTTCGCCGTCGGCCAGTCGCGCATGCTCTACGGCATGACCACCCACTCCGAGCGCCCGGATCACCGCCTCTTCGAGCAGTGGCATCCCCTGGGCCTGGTGGGCGTGATCACCGCCTTCAACTTCCCGGTGGCGGTGTGGTCCTGGAACACCTTCATCTCCGCGGTCTGCGGCAACACCAATGTCTGGAAGGGTTCCCCCAAGACGCCACTGATTTCCGTGGCCGTGCAGAAGCTCTGCAATGAAGTGCTGGAAAAGAACGGCTTCCCGGCCATCTTCACCCTGTTCACCGACGACACCAACGAACTGGCCAAGCGTTTCGTGGAAGACGAGCGGGTCAACCTGCTTTCCTTCACCGGTTCCAGTGAAGTCGCCAAGAAGGTGGCCCCCACCGTGGCCAGCCGCCTGGGACGCTATTTGATCGAGGCCGGTGGCAACAACGCCATCATCGTGGACGAAACCGCCAATCTCGACATGGCCATTCCCGCCATCGCCTTCGGCGCCGTGGGTACTGCCGGCCAGCGTTGCACCTCCACCCGCCGCGTCATCGCCCACGAGAGCATCGTGGACGAGCTGACCGAGAAGCTGGTGGGCGCCTACAAGACCGTGCGCATCGGCAACCCACTGGCTGCCGACACCCTGATGGGCCCGCTGGCCGATGAGACGGCCGTGAAGAACTATGAAGCGGCCATCGAGACCATCAAGGGCGAGAAGGATGCCGAGATTCTGTGTGGCGGCAAGCGCATCGACGGTGACGGTCATTTCGTTGAGCCCACCATCGTCAAGGCGCGCAATGACATGGCCATCGTGCAGGCCGAAACCTTTGCGCCGATTCTCTACATCATGTCCTACAAGACCCTGGACGAGGCCATCGAGATGCAGAACGGCGTGCCCCAGGGCCTGTCGTCCGCCATCTTCACCGACAAGCTTCAGAATGCCGAGCGCTACCTCTCCTGCGAAGGTAGTGACTGCGGTATCTCCAACGTCAATATCGGCACCTCCGGCGCCGAAATCGGCGGCGCCTTCGGTGGCGAGAAAGACACCGGCGGCGGCCGGGAATCCGGCTCTGACGCCTGGAAGCAGTACATGCGCCGTCAGACCAACACGGTCAACTACGGCACCGAACTGCCGCTGGCCCAGGGCATCAAGTTCGACCTGGGTTGATTCACATCGATCCTTGATTGTCCCGATAAAGGCCCGCCTCGGCGGGCCTTTTTTACACCCCCAGAACCTTCAGTTACCCCGGCCCGCGTAATCGTACGTCGTAGTCGTAATCGGCATTTACCAGGCTTTCCTCAAAAAAAACCGGACACACTCACGACGGCAAACACCCCCCCTTCCCGCCACACCAGCATGCCGAGCCGCGGTTCGCACTCCTCCGCCAAGGGGTGTAAGGTAAATCAACCACCCGCGCGCAATCATGGAAGCCATGGGAGGTTCATCCGATGAAGAAGAATCCCGATAAAGGCTATATCGCATT harbors:
- the amaB gene encoding L-piperidine-6-carboxylate dehydrogenase gives rise to the protein MSKLDPKSILAAFGLEAENAGTYAAKSGWLEDKNARFLESYNPATGELLGKVRVTTEAEYETVITEAKELFLEWRKIPAPQRGEAVRLMGEALRARKDELGSLVSLEMGKIKQEGDGEVQEMIDIADFAVGQSRMLYGMTTHSERPDHRLFEQWHPLGLVGVITAFNFPVAVWSWNTFISAVCGNTNVWKGSPKTPLISVAVQKLCNEVLEKNGFPAIFTLFTDDTNELAKRFVEDERVNLLSFTGSSEVAKKVAPTVASRLGRYLIEAGGNNAIIVDETANLDMAIPAIAFGAVGTAGQRCTSTRRVIAHESIVDELTEKLVGAYKTVRIGNPLAADTLMGPLADETAVKNYEAAIETIKGEKDAEILCGGKRIDGDGHFVEPTIVKARNDMAIVQAETFAPILYIMSYKTLDEAIEMQNGVPQGLSSAIFTDKLQNAERYLSCEGSDCGISNVNIGTSGAEIGGAFGGEKDTGGGRESGSDAWKQYMRRQTNTVNYGTELPLAQGIKFDLG
- a CDS encoding class II 3-deoxy-7-phosphoheptulonate synthase, yielding MNHQKNNDWSPESWQRKAAGQQPLYRDPEQVDSVVARLNRLPQLVTHGEIEALKQQLAEASRGERFLLQGGDCAESFDDCTAENIANKLKILLQMSLVLVTGMRKRITRVGRIAGQYAKPRSADTETRDGVTLPSYRGDLINRSPFTAEDREPDPELMLRGYERAALTLNHIRALVDGGFADLHHPENWDLDFVRSSAMKQEYRRIVDSVLDSLQFMETIAGGRVSGSGRVDFFTSHEALQLHYEQAQTHRVRANGRWYNMSTHFPWIGMRTAELDGAHIEYFRGIANPIAVKVGPGMSPETLKELVRVLNPDNEAGRLTLIHRLGASRIKELLPPMIEAVQSTGRSVLWTCDPMHGNTETTQSGIKTRRVENVFSELEQAFHLHEANDSHLGGVHIELTGENVTECLGGASGLTEQDLEKAYRSQVDPRLNYDQALELAMRVAGYRLRESDHRVA
- the rssA gene encoding patatin-like phospholipase RssA codes for the protein MNRDVRIGLALGSGSARGWAHIGVLRALEELGIQVDVVAGSSIGALVGAAYRTGSLDELEEWVTALDRMDIFRLLDARLRGGGFMRGDKLMRAIERRVGDHQIESLDKAFGAVATDLNSGREIWLRKGSILEAVRASIALPGLFSPVQRGERWLLDGGLVNPVPVSLCRAMGADVIIAVNLNGDIVGRNFDNRPQATGDKVSETQTEDGDDSEDRHHEAHLFKRLASTLRSGLSVRLDQLIASATRRGDDGGPGLFDVMAGSINVVQDRITRSRMAGDPPDVLIAPRLAHIRLMEFDRAEEAIRGGRKAVERVREELEVLRP
- a CDS encoding LysR family transcriptional regulator, which encodes MARSGRQNRLTQLRGFCVTAQTGSISAAAERLDLSQPSVSMQIQALERDFGVMLFERRGPRIKLTPEGENLLEIALPIVEGMDTLPETFAARCGNPAHGDLDIAAGESTLLYLLPPFVEQFAREYPAVQFRLHNVTGRDGLSMLRADEADFAVGSMIDVPDDISYRPVFRYQPMLITAPEHPLARQSEVTLEDISRHGLILPPRHLSTWRMVKSVFDQHELEYQVRLEAGGWEVIKKYVEMNLGISIVTNICLDGSEKLHARPMGDYFRDRSYGVVTRRGKFLSPQAKAFIRLMDDDFFHGSTRAERVTQEPTR